Part of the bacterium genome is shown below.
GATTGAGATAGGGGCCGGCCAGAAATTCCGGCTGTCCCCCTGTAGATTCTTCCTTTCAGACTATTTCACCACGATCTTCCACGGGTGCAACTGCTCATCATGCCGTGGCGTGAACTCGACCCTGTGTATGGCGAATTCCCAATCAGCCACCAAATTGCTGCCGAATTAGGAATTCGCCATGCACACGACAAAATACTTGAATTTAAGCTAAGATTATTGGCTCACCATGGCCAGGCGATCAAGCAGCCTTCGGTGTGAGCCGCGCTGTTGGAGGAACGGCGTGGGTTCAGGTTGCATTCGTTGTCTAACAGGGAGGGAGATTCGATGGGGAAAATAGCGTTAGGGGCAGTCGCTGTTGCTGTTACCCTTATCTTTGGCGTTGCCGGATCGGAGGCCGCCAAAGAAAGAATTAATATCGCTTGAGGTGGCTCCAACCCCGGCGGGGTGATGTATTACATGGTGGGTGCGGCAGGCACCATCATTTCCGAAAAGCTGCCACAATATAACATCACACAAGTGACCACCGGCGGATCGACGGAGAACGCCAAGCGCATCATCAAGGGCGAGCTGGATATGGGAATCGTTTACGGCGCCCATGTTTTTATGTCGCAAAAGCCCGAAGGCCCGTTCAAGAACGGCGCGAAAGGCACCATGTTCCGGGGCGTCGCTAAGGCCTACAAGGGCCCGACTTATTTCGTCACCCTGCCCGGTTCGGGCATCAAAAAACTGTCCGACCTGAAGGGCAAACGGGTAGCGCTCGGCCCTCCGGGTTCGGGGACGGTCTTCAACTGCTCCAACATCGCCCGCGCGGTGGGCTTCCTGGGCGACGTCAAGCCGAGCATGATGACGTTCGCCGATGCCGGACGGGCCTTGGCCAACGGTCAGATCGACGCCCTCTGTCAG
Proteins encoded:
- a CDS encoding TAXI family TRAP transporter solute-binding subunit, producing the protein MMYYMVGAAGTIISEKLPQYNITQVTTGGSTENAKRIIKGELDMGIVYGAHVFMSQKPEGPFKNGAKGTMFRGVAKAYKGPTYFVTLPGSGIKKLSDLKGKRVALGPPGSGTVFNCSNIARAVGFLGDVKPSMMTFADAGRALANGQIDALCQSSAPAAAVKELAETKGAIILPYTAAEMKAVTTQYPFYSKGTMPATTYKGVPATDLPYLTVYWVAHQRVSAKAIEDILSLVY